A genomic stretch from Longimicrobiaceae bacterium includes:
- the proS gene encoding proline--tRNA ligase, with the protein MANEKALTTQAEDFSAWYNEIVLRAELADYSPVRGCMVIRPYGYRLWELMRDRLDLRFRETGHQNAYFPLLIPQSFLAREAEHIEGFAKEAAVVTHTRLKAVEGGGLIPDPDSKLEEPLIIRPTSETIIYEMFSKWVQSYRDLPLLYNQWANVVRWEMRTRLFLRTTEFLWQEGHTAHVDEAEAEAEARQMLGVYREFMEGHLAMPVVTGRKSESEKFAGALRTYTCEAMMQDNKALQNGTSHNLGQNFAKQFNLKFASVSGAEEYAWNTSWGVSTRMVGGLVMTHGDDKGLVMPPMVAPIQVVIVPIFRKDDERERVMAKTAELVAALGSIRTHVDARDNMSPGAKFYEWETKGVPFRIEVGPKDMDKGQLVLARRVVAEGEERKAFLPEAEVLGTMQQRLDEFQAFLLERARERREANSYRGIDSYDRLKEIVDGPGGFVYTGWCGGAECEEKVKDEMKATIRCLPDEEFRSPEAPTKCAVCGGGAVTEVVWAKAY; encoded by the coding sequence ATGGCCAACGAGAAAGCCCTGACGACGCAGGCGGAAGACTTCAGCGCCTGGTACAACGAGATCGTGCTGCGCGCGGAGCTGGCGGACTACTCGCCGGTGCGCGGCTGCATGGTGATCCGCCCGTACGGTTACCGCCTGTGGGAGCTGATGCGCGACCGGCTGGACCTGCGCTTCCGCGAGACGGGCCACCAGAATGCGTACTTCCCGCTCCTCATCCCCCAGTCGTTCCTGGCGCGCGAGGCCGAGCACATCGAGGGCTTCGCGAAGGAGGCGGCCGTCGTCACCCACACGCGCCTCAAGGCGGTGGAGGGCGGCGGGCTGATCCCCGACCCGGACAGCAAGCTGGAGGAGCCGCTGATCATCCGCCCCACCAGCGAGACGATTATCTACGAGATGTTCAGCAAGTGGGTGCAGAGCTACCGCGACCTGCCGCTGCTGTACAACCAGTGGGCGAACGTGGTCCGGTGGGAGATGCGCACGCGCCTCTTCCTCCGCACCACGGAGTTCCTGTGGCAGGAAGGCCACACGGCGCACGTGGACGAGGCGGAGGCCGAGGCCGAGGCGCGGCAGATGCTGGGCGTGTACCGCGAGTTCATGGAGGGCCACCTGGCCATGCCCGTGGTGACGGGGCGCAAGAGCGAGAGCGAGAAGTTCGCGGGCGCGCTGCGCACCTACACGTGCGAGGCGATGATGCAGGACAACAAGGCGCTGCAGAACGGCACGTCGCACAACCTGGGGCAGAACTTCGCGAAGCAGTTCAACCTCAAGTTCGCCTCCGTATCCGGCGCCGAGGAGTACGCCTGGAACACCAGCTGGGGCGTGAGCACGCGGATGGTGGGCGGGCTGGTGATGACGCACGGCGACGACAAGGGCCTGGTGATGCCGCCCATGGTGGCGCCCATCCAGGTCGTGATCGTGCCCATCTTCCGCAAGGACGACGAGCGCGAGCGCGTGATGGCGAAGACGGCGGAACTGGTGGCTGCGCTCGGGAGCATCCGCACGCACGTGGACGCGCGCGACAACATGAGCCCCGGCGCCAAGTTCTACGAGTGGGAGACGAAGGGCGTGCCCTTCCGCATCGAGGTGGGCCCCAAGGACATGGACAAGGGCCAGCTCGTGCTCGCCCGCCGCGTGGTGGCCGAGGGCGAGGAGCGCAAGGCGTTCCTGCCCGAGGCCGAGGTGCTGGGGACCATGCAGCAGCGGCTCGATGAGTTCCAGGCTTTCCTGCTGGAGCGCGCACGCGAGCGCCGCGAGGCCAACTCGTACCGCGGCATCGACTCGTACGACCGGCTCAAGGAGATCGTGGACGGGCCGGGCGGCTTCGTGTACACCGGCTGGTGCGGCGGCGCGGAGTGCGAGGAGAAGGTGAAGGACGAGATGAAGGCCACCATCCGCTGCCTCCCCGACGAGGAGTTCCGCTCGCCCGAGGCGCCCACGAAGTGCGCGGTCTGCGGCGGCGGCGCGGTCACCGAGGTCGTCTGGGCGAAGGCCTACTGA
- the hisS gene encoding histidine--tRNA ligase, with amino-acid sequence MSNFTSLPGFRDFYPDDFAVRAHIMRTWREVARRYGFQEYDGPPLEPLSLYVEKSGPEIVQQLYNFTDKGGREISLRPEMTPTLARMAGARAGGMRKPIKWFSIPQLFRYERAQRGRLREHFQLNLDIIGEDDVAADAELLAAAIDMLRAFGLTHEDFIARISDRRLLRALLLHAGVPEDQLTLVYNIVDKLERETPAALAARMTAEASVSAETADAVLAIFRHRDFDAVREAYGQTEGVAPEIERMATLFATLEAMGLREYARFDLSIVRGLAYYTGIVFELFDTRGELRAICGGGRYDDLLKRVSGTDLPALGFGMGDVVLRELLSDRGLLPETKQALDYYVIAVSAEERPAMLALAHGLRDAGHSVEYGFRAQGVGKQMKLASTLGARRVAVLGADEVAQGVANVKDMQSGEETRIPLAELTARP; translated from the coding sequence ATGTCGAACTTCACGTCGCTGCCCGGTTTCCGAGATTTCTATCCTGACGACTTCGCCGTGCGCGCGCATATCATGCGCACGTGGCGCGAGGTCGCGCGCCGCTACGGCTTCCAGGAATACGACGGCCCCCCGCTGGAGCCGCTGAGCCTCTACGTGGAGAAGTCCGGCCCGGAGATCGTCCAGCAGCTCTACAACTTCACCGACAAGGGCGGGCGCGAGATCTCGCTGCGGCCGGAGATGACGCCCACGCTGGCGCGCATGGCCGGCGCGCGCGCGGGCGGCATGCGCAAGCCCATCAAGTGGTTCTCCATCCCGCAGCTCTTCCGCTACGAGCGGGCGCAGCGCGGGCGCCTGCGCGAGCACTTCCAGCTCAACCTCGACATCATCGGCGAGGACGACGTGGCGGCCGACGCGGAGCTGCTGGCGGCGGCCATCGACATGTTGCGGGCGTTCGGGCTCACGCACGAGGACTTCATCGCCCGCATCTCCGACCGCCGCCTGCTGCGCGCGCTGCTGCTGCACGCGGGCGTGCCGGAAGACCAGCTCACGCTCGTCTACAACATCGTGGACAAGCTGGAGCGCGAGACGCCCGCCGCCCTCGCCGCGCGCATGACGGCCGAGGCGAGCGTGAGCGCCGAAACCGCGGATGCGGTGCTCGCCATCTTCCGCCACCGCGACTTCGACGCGGTGCGCGAGGCGTACGGGCAGACGGAGGGCGTGGCGCCGGAGATCGAGCGCATGGCCACGCTGTTCGCCACGTTGGAGGCGATGGGGCTGCGTGAGTACGCGCGCTTCGACCTCTCCATCGTTCGTGGGCTGGCGTACTACACGGGCATCGTGTTCGAGCTGTTCGATACGCGCGGCGAGCTGCGCGCGATCTGCGGGGGCGGGCGGTACGACGATCTGCTCAAGCGGGTGAGCGGCACCGACCTGCCCGCGCTGGGCTTCGGCATGGGCGACGTGGTGCTGCGCGAGCTGCTGTCCGACCGCGGCCTGCTGCCGGAGACGAAGCAGGCGTTGGACTACTACGTGATCGCCGTGTCGGCCGAAGAGCGGCCGGCCATGCTGGCGCTGGCGCACGGGCTGCGCGACGCCGGGCACTCGGTGGAGTACGGCTTCCGCGCGCAAGGCGTGGGCAAGCAGATGAAGCTGGCCTCCACGCTGGGCGCGCGCCGGGTGGCCGTGTTGGGCGCGGACGAAGTGGCGCAGGGTGTCGCCAACGTGAAGGACATGCAGAGCGGGGAAGAGACGCGTATCCCGCTGGCGGAGCTGACGGCCCGACCGTGA